The sequence below is a genomic window from Draconibacterium halophilum.
CATTGCACCACCTCCGGATGTCGCATATACACATATTCCACACCAACCGACTGGCAGTAAGTGTCTTCAAGATGTGAAATAATATCTTTTAATTTGGCCGTTCCAATTCCAATTTCGTTACCCGCCTGAAATGTTTTTTCCAGATCGGCTTTTTCCAAACCAAAATTCTCGATATCGAGTGTTGGAGAGTATTTACGACGCGCACGAACGGGATTGGTTTTGGTGAACAGGTGTCCACGCTGACGATAGCCATGTATAAGATTTAGAATAGCAAATTCTTTATCAATATTGTCGAGTTTTATCCCCGAAGGTTTTTCGGGATACTGCTTGCGGGCCAGCTCAAAACCCGAAAAAAACTGTTGCCAGCTCTTATCAACAGACTCCGGATCCTCAAGATAAGACTGGTATAAGTTCTCAATCGCCTCGAGTTCCTGGTTTCCCACAGCCGAAAATTTATCCATAGTTGATTTTTAATTAACTTTTATATGATATTGAAGAAACAAAGCAGTTTTTTTATTGTTTACCTGCAATCATAGTTTTTTGTTATCAAAATTAAGCTTTCCTGATGATTTTTAGGCAAGCTTAGCCATTTTGGTTTTGAGAAATATTTTGATTGGCTATTTTTGCTGAAAATTTAAGACAATGATTCAAAGAATTCAAACCTTGTTTATCCTGGTAGCCGGCATGCTGATCGGTTCGTTATACATTCAGAAATTTGCAGATATTATCGTTAACGATCAGCTGCATGTTTTTAACGCTTTTGGAATTTTTAAAGATGAAGAACTACTTTTTAGTGGTTTGCCGCTAATGATTCTAATAGGCATTATTGCAGTACTTCATCTGGTGACAATATTTTTATACAAAAAGCGCATCCTTCAAATCCGTATCCTTGGATTCTCCATGATTCTGATGCTCGGGCTTTTCGGACTGTTCTTTTATTTCACTTACGCCAGCTTTGATGAAGTGAAAGTGGCTTTTAAAGTTGCCGTTGCCTTACCGATTGTAGCTATTATTTTAGATTGGCTGGCTATTCGTGCCATCGGAAAAGACGAAGCTTTGGTTAGAAGCCTGGACAGGATACGCTAAGCCCCTCCTAACCTCCCCAATGGGGAGGTACAGATCTCACTACTCGCATCTAATAATCTATAAGTCTTTCAATATGCAAGCAATGATTTTCGCCGCCGGTTTGGGTACCCGTTTAAAAGACGAAACGACCAATAAACCAAAAGCTTTGGTAGAAGTTGGCGGGAAACCGTTGCTGCAACATGCCATTGAAAAACTTAGTGCCGCAGGTGCCACCCGGATCGTTGTTAACGTTCATCATTTTGCACAACAGGTAATGGATTTTGTAAAAAGCAAGGATTGGGATGTCCCGGTGCTCATCTCCGACGAAAGCAACAAATTATTGGAAACCGGAGGCGGACTAAAATTTGCCGCCCACCTATTTTCAAAAGAAGAACCCATCCTTATTTATAATGTAGATATTCTTGGCAACATAAATTTAAAGGATGTGCTTGCAGAACACGACAGATCGAATAGCATTGCAACGCTGGTTGTGCGGCAGCGCGAAACGCAACGTTACTTTAAGTTCGATTCGGAGCAAAATCTGGTGGGCTGGATGAATAAAAAAACGGGAGAAACAAAAATATCAAACCCGGATAATTTTCAGGGAGCTACGGAAATGGCTTTTAGCGGAATTCATATTGTTGAACCTGAAATTTTTGATTTTATGCCGCTTGAAGATCGATTTTCAATTGTGCAGGTTTACCTTGAACTGGCAAAAACGAAAAACATAAAAGGTTACTTCGATAATTCAGAATTGTGGATGGATGTTGGGAAACCGGCTCAGCTGGAAGAAGCAAGGGAGTTGTTTCGATAGTTGTCATTTCGAAGGAGGCACGACTGAGAATTGAAAATCAGCGAAGCTAAATCTTTAACCAACTGCAGAAAAGTTAGAGATTTCTCACTACGTTCGAAATGACAGAATTATTTCAGCAACTCATAATTCCGATACTCAAATAAACGCACTCCAAATAACTTTTCGATTCGATAAAGCAGACGGTACTTAAATTTCATCTGAATTTTATCAGTATCTACATTAACATCCCAGTTCAAACGTTTTATCCTGCCTTGCATTATTTTTGGATGCGTGCCTTCAAAACGAATAAGAGCGTCGTACTCTGTCCCATAGTTAAATTCCTGCTCCGATGCTTTTTTTTGTGCCTCTTCTTCCGAAATTCCGTGGTAAAAAGCTTTAACCGAATCCACTTTTTCCTGCATAAATTTTGGGTGGCGTACCCAACCGTAATGATAAATTTCGGCATCAACCGGAACAACCTTTAACTTCTCCCCGTTTTTCCGAAATCCCTGCGCATCTTTATACGAACGGATAGATTTGTCATTACGAATCACACGAATCTCGTTTCGATACCAGTGCCGGCAATCGCCCACATAATCGTAAGTTCCGTAAAAATGCCGGTAGCGAAACAATAATCCTTCAACCTCTTTTCTGTCAAGGTTTGTTTTCATTGCTTTTTTAATCGCCAGCAAATGTTTTTCGTGCACTACCTCGTCGCCCTGAATGTAAAAACACCAATCGTATTCATCACCAATAGCATCAAAAGCTTTGTTGGTTTCGTCGGCATAAACAACACCACCTTCGCGAAGGTTTTCATCCCAAACCGTATCAACCACGGTAATTTTATCCCGATCGATTTCTTCAATAATTTTTCGGGTTTTGTCTTCCGATTTTCCAACGGCAACTACAAAATGATCGCAAATGGGCAAAGCCGAAGTTATTGCTTCAACAATAGGGAAATCATATTTTTCGGCATTTCGGATAAATGTAAAACCACAGACTTTCATACGATAGATTGAACTAAAATTTGATGACCAGAACGATAGTACTGATTTAATTTGGCTAAAATAACGATTGCACCGAAAAAGCGAAGG
It includes:
- a CDS encoding DUF4293 domain-containing protein — translated: MIQRIQTLFILVAGMLIGSLYIQKFADIIVNDQLHVFNAFGIFKDEELLFSGLPLMILIGIIAVLHLVTIFLYKKRILQIRILGFSMILMLGLFGLFFYFTYASFDEVKVAFKVAVALPIVAIILDWLAIRAIGKDEALVRSLDRIR
- a CDS encoding nucleotidyltransferase family protein — encoded protein: MQAMIFAAGLGTRLKDETTNKPKALVEVGGKPLLQHAIEKLSAAGATRIVVNVHHFAQQVMDFVKSKDWDVPVLISDESNKLLETGGGLKFAAHLFSKEEPILIYNVDILGNINLKDVLAEHDRSNSIATLVVRQRETQRYFKFDSEQNLVGWMNKKTGETKISNPDNFQGATEMAFSGIHIVEPEIFDFMPLEDRFSIVQVYLELAKTKNIKGYFDNSELWMDVGKPAQLEEARELFR
- a CDS encoding glycosyltransferase family protein, with the translated sequence MKVCGFTFIRNAEKYDFPIVEAITSALPICDHFVVAVGKSEDKTRKIIEEIDRDKITVVDTVWDENLREGGVVYADETNKAFDAIGDEYDWCFYIQGDEVVHEKHLLAIKKAMKTNLDRKEVEGLLFRYRHFYGTYDYVGDCRHWYRNEIRVIRNDKSIRSYKDAQGFRKNGEKLKVVPVDAEIYHYGWVRHPKFMQEKVDSVKAFYHGISEEEAQKKASEQEFNYGTEYDALIRFEGTHPKIMQGRIKRLNWDVNVDTDKIQMKFKYRLLYRIEKLFGVRLFEYRNYELLK